The Streptomyces sp. WZ-12 genome segment GCGGTGGCCAACACCGCGGTGGCCGCGATCGTGCTGTGGGGCGCCTACCGCGTCGCCGACGGCTCGCTCGCCCTCGGCGTGCTGGCCGCCGCGACGCTCTACCTCCGCCGGCTCTACGACCCCATCGACCGGCTGGGCGTGTTCCTGAACGCCTACGAGTCCGCGGCCGCCTCCCTGGAGAAGATCGCCGGGCTGCTGGCCCAGCGGCCGACGGTGGCCGAGCCGGCGGCCCCGCGCGCGCTGCCGCCGGCCGCCCCCGACCGGCCCGGCCGCGAAGTGGCCTTCCGCGGCGTCCGGTTCGGGTACCGCACCGGCGGCGAGGTGCTGCCGCCCTTCGACCTCACGCTGGCCGCCGGCACCACCGTCGCGGTGGTCGGCGCCACCGGGGCCGGCAAGTCCACCCTGGCCCGGCTGCTCGCCCGGTTCCACGACCCCACCGACGGCCGGGTGGTGCTGGACGGCGTCGATCTGCGCGAGCTGTCCGGGGCCGAACTGCGCCGCGCGGTGGTGATGGTGACCCAGGAGGCGTTCCTGTTCTCCGGCACGGTCGCCGACAACATCGCGCTGGGCCACCCGGACGCCGACCGCGCGCAGATCGAGCGGGCCGCCCGGGCGATCGGCGCCCATGACTTCATCACCGCCCTCCCGGACGGCTACGACACCGACGTCCGCAAGCGCGGCGGCCGACTCTCCGCCGGCCAACGGCAGTTGGTCAGTTTCGCCCGGGCGCTGCTGGCCGACCCGGCGGTGCTGCTCCTGGACGAGGCGACCAGTTCGCTGGACATACCGGGCGAGCGGGCGGTGCAGCGGGCGATGGGCGCGGTGCTGCGCGGCCGCACGGCCCTGGTGATCGCGCACCGGCTCTCCACGGTGGAGACCGCCGACCGGGTGCTGGTGATGGCCGACGGCCGCATCGTCGAGGACGGCGCCCCGGCCGCGCTGATCGCCGGCAACGGCCGGTACGCCGCGCTGCACCGGGCATGGCGGGACAGCGTGGCCTAGGGCGCTTCTGACGGATCTCCGGCACCGGTCAACTCCCGCCGCGCCACACGGCGTTGACCACCCCCTACCCACCCGGGCGTCCGGTTTACGGACACAGATTTCGCCCAACGGACGTTTTCCGGCCATTTAGTTGAACGGTGCCTGACAATCACGCATCGACGGTGGCACTCTTCCCGGCAGTCGCTCCCCGGACCCCCACGGCACCGCCCCGGGCGGCCGCGACCCCGGTTCACACCGCTTCCCCCCACACGCTCCACCGTTCTGCCTCGCTCTGCCCGGACGGCCCCTCCGCCGCCCGGTCCCCCCTTGGCCGCCCGGCTCGTCTCGCGGCCCCGCAGAAGGAGTCAGTGTGAGAAGCACCCCCCATAGACCCCGCCCGCAGCGGCGCGCCGTGGCGACCGGCGCGCTGGTTGCGGTCACCGCCCTCCTGGCCGTCGGCGTCCAGGCGGGCACCGGTGCGGCGGCCGCGCCGCACCGGAACACCCCCGCCCCGCACGCGGCCCCCGCCGCCGGCGCGCTGCCCGCCAAGCTCTCCCCGTCGCAACGGGCCGAGCTGCTCCGCACGGCGCACGCCACCACCGACGCCACCGCCCGGCGGCTCCAACTCGGCGCGCAGGAGAAGCTGGCCGTCAAGGACGTCGAGCAGGACGCCGACGGCACCGTGCACACCCGCTACGAACGCACCTACCAGGGGCTGCCGGTGCTCGGCGGCGACCTCGTCGTGCACACCGCCAAGGGCGGCGCCGTCAAGGGCGTCACCAAGGCCACCCGGGGCGCCCTCAAGGTCGCCTCCGTCACCCCGAAGGTCGCGCCGGCCGCGGCCGAGGCCAAGGCCGTCTCCGCTTCCCGGACGCTCGGCGCGAAGAAGGCCGACGCCCAGACCCCGCGCAAGGTGATCTGGGCCGCCGACGGCACCCCGGTGCTGGCGTACGAGACCGTGGTCGGCGGGACCCAGGACGACGGCACGCCCAACCAGTTGCACGTCATCACCGACGCCACCACGGGCAAGAAGCTCTTCCAGTACCAGGGCATCGAGAACGGCATCGGCAAGAGCGAGTACAGCGGTCAGGTCACCCTCGGGAGCTCCGGCTCGGCGCCGAGCTTCACGCTGACCGACACCGCCCGCGGCAACCACAGGACCTACAACCTCAACCACGGCTCGTCGGGCACCGGTTCGCTGTTCACCAACGCGACCGACACCTGGGGCGACGGCACCCCGAGCAACCCCGAGACCGCGGCCGTCGACGCCGCCTACGGTGCCCAGGAGACCTGGGACTACTACAAGAACGTGCACGGCCGCACCGGCATCCGCGGCGACGGCGTCGGCGCCTACTCCCGCGTGCACTACGGCAACAGCTACGTCAACGCGTTCTGGGACGACAGCTGCTTCTGCATGACCTACGGCGACGGCCAGGGCAACAACAAGCCGCTGACCGCGCTGGACGTGGCCGGCCACGAGATGTCGCACGGCGTCACCGCCGCCACCGCCGGCCTGGAGTACAGCGGCGAGTCCGGCGGCCTCAACGAGGCCACCTCGGACATCTTCGGCACCGCGGTGGAGTTCTACGCCAACAACCCCGCCGATCCCGGTGATTACCTCATCGGTGAGAAGATCGACATCAACGGCGACGGCACCCCGCTGCGCTACATGGACAAGCCCTCCAAGGACGGCGCCTCGGCCGACTACTGGTCGAGCGACGTCGGCAACCTCGACGTGCACTACTCCTCCGGCGTCGCCAACCACTTCTTCTACCTGCTGTCCGAGGGCAGCGGCCCCAAGGACATCGGCGGCGTCCACTACGACAGCCCGACCTACGACAACCAGCCGGTGCCGGGCATCGGCCGGGCCAACGCCGAGAAGATCTGGTTCAAGGCGCTCACCCAGTACATGAACGCCAACACCGACTACGCCGGCGCCCGCACCGCCACCCTCCAGGCCGCCGCCGACCTCTTCGGCCAGGGCAGCGCCACGTACAACACGGTCGCCGACACCTGGGCGG includes the following:
- a CDS encoding ABC transporter ATP-binding protein; protein product: MTTTQTGRPADGPGSRLPGRRSAPGDTAPGAPPDAPGDAPDAVAADLLPTPKGASRALLGSLLAPHRGRVAAATLALLLQQAAAQASPLLVAYALDRVVPALRAGDRGPLLVLAVVAGLSAVASGGLQWVFVRLSTRAGQDVLLDLRGRIFRHAQALGLDFHERYTSGRLISRSTTDIEALRELLEEGLQELVTVVLSTVYITVTLLWLDVGLGAAALLSAVPLALLVSSFRNRSERAYRAKSTAIAAVIVRITETLGGIRPVQAFRRERANDAAFDGLNSRHRQVNGDAILEMARFVIGSRAVANTAVAAIVLWGAYRVADGSLALGVLAAATLYLRRLYDPIDRLGVFLNAYESAAASLEKIAGLLAQRPTVAEPAAPRALPPAAPDRPGREVAFRGVRFGYRTGGEVLPPFDLTLAAGTTVAVVGATGAGKSTLARLLARFHDPTDGRVVLDGVDLRELSGAELRRAVVMVTQEAFLFSGTVADNIALGHPDADRAQIERAARAIGAHDFITALPDGYDTDVRKRGGRLSAGQRQLVSFARALLADPAVLLLDEATSSLDIPGERAVQRAMGAVLRGRTALVIAHRLSTVETADRVLVMADGRIVEDGAPAALIAGNGRYAALHRAWRDSVA
- a CDS encoding M4 family metallopeptidase, whose translation is MATGALVAVTALLAVGVQAGTGAAAAPHRNTPAPHAAPAAGALPAKLSPSQRAELLRTAHATTDATARRLQLGAQEKLAVKDVEQDADGTVHTRYERTYQGLPVLGGDLVVHTAKGGAVKGVTKATRGALKVASVTPKVAPAAAEAKAVSASRTLGAKKADAQTPRKVIWAADGTPVLAYETVVGGTQDDGTPNQLHVITDATTGKKLFQYQGIENGIGKSEYSGQVTLGSSGSAPSFTLTDTARGNHRTYNLNHGSSGTGSLFTNATDTWGDGTPSNPETAAVDAAYGAQETWDYYKNVHGRTGIRGDGVGAYSRVHYGNSYVNAFWDDSCFCMTYGDGQGNNKPLTALDVAGHEMSHGVTAATAGLEYSGESGGLNEATSDIFGTAVEFYANNPADPGDYLIGEKIDINGDGTPLRYMDKPSKDGASADYWSSDVGNLDVHYSSGVANHFFYLLSEGSGPKDIGGVHYDSPTYDNQPVPGIGRANAEKIWFKALTQYMNANTDYAGARTATLQAAADLFGQGSATYNTVADTWAAVNVGSRTTPGGGDSVFESTAKVAIPDRGAAITSPIAVSRGGQAPGALKVTVDISHAFRGDLVIDLLAPDGTAYRLKNASAWDSAADVKTTYTVNASAKAASGTWKLRVQDVYAGDAGTLNGWKLTF